The DNA sequence TGTAGTAAATGGTGTGTCAAAAGAACTTGCTTATGTTTTCACTTCAAATAAGATGGCACATGAACTTTTTCTTTTGGCAGGTGCTGCCTACTGTCAGTTCATGGACATGCTCTTCCCGGGTTCTGTAGCACTCAAGAAAGTGAAGTTTCAAGCAAAGTTGGAGCATGAGTACATTCAAAACTTCAAGATTCTACAAGCAGGTTTTAAACGAATGGGTGTTGACAAAGTAAGCTGGGTTATAACTGATTCTCCTTGCTCTTAACATCAAAGTAGATGGAATGTGTTATCAGCACTTCCATCTCCAGACCTGAATAAATCTTGGAGCACAGCTTGCTTCTGGTTTGCATTAGGGTTCTTGCTCTTGTTGACTTGGGACAATATCTACTTTACTCCAGCCAAGGTTAGGCTTCCAGCTGTTAATGATATGattaatttttccatttaaattctATATAAGATACAAATTAATGCAGAAAATCTGAGATAAATTGTACTTAAGCCTCCTGTTTGAACCAACTTTGTACCAGGTATGATCCCATAACCTGTTGGTATGGTAGTCTTAATGACTTCAAGTTCCTCTTTACAAGCTTATTTAATTTTAAGATGATGAAAATGAGATCTTAGATCtgagaaatgagaaaatacttGTTCAGATTAAATAATTATATTCACGGAAGGGTGATTTATCTAGGTAATAGTTACTGACAGCATATTTGATCAACACTAAGCAGTTTGGTGTTAAAACTTGGTTCTTTATTTATTGGAAGGTACCTCATTCTGTGGTTGCTAATAGCTTCAGCACACATTTAATCAGGCTTCTACTTAGGGAAAGTACAGCCTGACTCGTGCAATATGTCCAGAGCTGGGCAGCCATGCTTTTAAATGTTAAATGACTATATAAGGGTAATGACTCTTTGCCCCTGCCAAACCTGATAGACTCTCAGCTGGTGGCCTACAGACAGGAAGTCACAATTTGCTGCATCCTTTTAATAATCTTATTTTTCAGCATCTCTGGAATTAAGAGTATAATTGGAGTCTATGAAAAAGGCAGTGTTTAAATTTTGCAACAGTTCTTTATGTTAGTAGTCTGTAAAAATTGGTCAGCAATTCAGATTTATGAAAACTAGTGCTGGATGAGCTGGCTTCAAAAGTGCAGGAAGAAGTTTGGTGTTGAAACTTGGTGCAGCAGAAGCCTTACTGCAAAACTGCTTAAAATTAGTTGGACACTCACAGTGAAACCATGacgtgtggttttttttttttttttaattccaattaTTAGGAAAATCTTACTATTTAAGAGGCACTTATGTTTAAGGAAGATTTTCTTTAGAATAGAAGAACTGCATTTGTGTATCTCCTGAGTGCACTCTTATTAAAACTTGTTATACGTAAAGGTAAAGATTCTTTACTGTTAATACAAGTTTTTACCTTTTTTCAGATAATTCCTGTGGACAAACTAGTGAAAGGAAAATTTCAGGACAACTTTGAATTTGTTCAGTGGTTCAAAAAATTTTTTGATGCAAACTATGATGGGAAGGAGTATGATCCTGTTGCTGCTCGACAAGGCCAAGAGACAGTAGCACCAAACCTCGTTGCTCCAGTTGTGAACAAACCCAAGAAAGCTCTCGGCTCTGGCAGTGCAGGTAGAGTAAATATTTAAAGGTTATCTAGATCATAAAAAAACTTCAGGAAAGCAAGACTGAGTGCCTGTTTAAATTCAGCGCATCAAATTATAGTATTTTGCAGCTTATTTCAGAGATGCTAGTCTTAAACATTGACTCAAACAGTAGTACCCAGTTATCTGGGAGTTACAGAAAGGATAATTTTCTCTAAAAGAAAAGATAGCAATAATTGGTGCCAACACATGTTGAAGAATACAGCCATGTTGCATGGAGTCAGGGAGAAGGAACACTTTGTATAGAGAAATTTAAAGACAGGTTCCTATGTGTCTAAATGTGTCTGGAAGGGTGAGGGTAcctttagaagaggaaaaaatatatatattctgagGGGAGCTAATTCTGATTTAATCTTACAGCCCCACAGAGGCCCATTGTTACACAGAGAACTTCAGCAACTCCAAAAGGTGGTACTGGAATGGTCAAAAAGGCTCCAGGAGATGATGAATCAGCAGGATTGATTGAGCAGGTGTGTTGATCAAAATGGCCCTGTGTACTGATCTATGTGTTATGGATTTCTGT is a window from the Apteryx mantelli isolate bAptMan1 chromosome 18, bAptMan1.hap1, whole genome shotgun sequence genome containing:
- the MAPRE1 gene encoding microtubule-associated protein RP/EB family member 1 produces the protein MAVNVYSTSVTSDNLSRHDMLAWINESLQLTLTKIEQLCSGAAYCQFMDMLFPGSVALKKVKFQAKLEHEYIQNFKILQAGFKRMGVDKIIPVDKLVKGKFQDNFEFVQWFKKFFDANYDGKEYDPVAARQGQETVAPNLVAPVVNKPKKALGSGSAAPQRPIVTQRTSATPKGGTGMVKKAPGDDESAGLIEQINVLKLTVEDLEKERDFYFGKLRNIELICQENEGENDPVLQRIVEILYATDEGFVIPDEGAPQEEQEEY